The sequence GATGGAGATGTCAGCACAGGCCAACTTCAGGACAGCCAGGACCTCACAGGTGAAGTGGTTGATGACGTTGTCCCCACAGAAGGGCAGTTGCATTGCTAGGGATGTCTGCACCGTGGCACTGGTGCTTCCAGCTGCCCAGGAGCCAGCAGCCATGGGCACATAGACAGCCTTGCTCATGACCTCAGGGTACCTTAGAGggttgcagatggccacatagcgatcaAATGCCATCATGCCCAGAAGCACACACTCTGTAGCTCCCATGGCAAAGGAGAGGAACATCTGCACAGCACAGGCTGAGAAGGGGATGGTTTTCCTGGGGGTCAGGAAGCTGTCAAGGATGAGGGGCACTGAGGAGGTTGTGTAGCAGATGTCCAGGAAGGAGAGGTTccccaggaagaagtacatgggcgtGTGTAGGCGGGAGTCAAGGATGCTCACCAGGATGAGGACCCCGTTGCCCAGCAGGATCACCAGGTACATGAGCAGGATGAGCATGAAGAATGTTTTCTCCAGCTTTGGGTGGGCTGAGAGGCCCAGGAGAATGAACCCCACCATGGGGGAGGTCTCATTGGACCTGTCCATAGTGCCTCTGCTCTTTCACCTCTATGAACTCAAAAAGCCAACTTCATGATTCTCTGATACCTAAAGAGGCCAGGAAACCAATGAGGAAACTTGTCCTGCTGAGCACTTAGGGAACTCTTCTAGCAATCTGGGTAGTTCTTTGTGTTGTTCTAAGTAAAATGgagagaaatttttcaaaatctaCTTTATGACGTTTGGCTGCCCATGAAAGTGTTACCAGATTGGACTGAATTTTTCTAATCATGTTCAAGGTTGATATCACACATTTACTTCAAGTTATACCACGTATGGCCaatttattttaatcaattttttgaGAAGTGTTACATTCCCTTTGTATGATTTCACCTGCTTTGAGGTATAGGACTGGTGGAAATAACTCATCTCTTTTGTGCTTAATTCCTGACCATTCCCCTCCAACCATTTTTGGATGttatctttctcctctttcacagTTCCCTTTCTTACAGCCCCCAAGCCCCTGGGatattcattcctttattccttCACTCACCTTCCAAAGCTCCTCAGAAGCATTTACCCAAAGAGCTGGCCTTTGCCAATCACTCATGGCCTGGCAACCATTAAGTCCCTTTTCCTCTCTGGCCATTGGCTCCCTCATACTCACTCGGGATTGGATTGTTTTGAAAGGTATTCCATCCCAGGGACTAAATGACCTCTTGAATTTCTTGCTCTTGAACTTTCTGTTACACACTAAGATGTCCTTTTACTTCAAATTCCCCACATGCCACGTAGTCACAAGACATAAAGTCAGAAATGATGCTGGGTCCACAACAGTTAATGTATatagtattgtgtgtgtgtatatatgtgtgtgtatatatatatatatatatatatagtgtgtataagtgtatacacacacacacacacacacacacacacacatatggtgtTCTCTTACCTTTTTTGTAAATAGGTCGATACAGAAAATCGCTTTTCTTCTGTCTGAGGATAGTCCAGAAGCCTAAAATAGCCAATCGAGTCTGAAAGTACCAGCCAGAGGCATTAGCCCCTGAGATGGATGAAAGCTAAGTTTTCTTGGCTTTGCTCTGTTTcagaaaaaatacacaaaggaCTGTCCATTGCAGACATGAAGCCATTTAAATCCCACTCTGCTCCTGGGATTACTCTAGTCCCTGAAGTGATTTAAAGTTTAGAAGTTGAAGTGACAAAATTTGGAAACTCTATACATCTGAGATTATGTCCCCGAGATCCAATTATTCTGAAGTCCCTCCAGAAGCACttcctttcccccccccccctttgtATCCATCCTGCTGAGCAGTTAGAAAGCATTAGAGAAGAAGGGTCATTCTGGTCCTGCCAGAGTTAACCTGATGCCCCAGTCAGTGAGAACTCAGCAGAGCCCACAATAGAGCTGGGAGGATGTGAAGCCCACAGGACAAACCCTTTAGCACCCCTGGCATTTCCAAATTTAGGAtctcaggactggaaaaaagCAAGTGACCTAGAAGGTTCCCTCTTCTCTGTGTCCCACCAAATAAATTCAGAGTGCCTACAATAGGCCAGGCCTTCACAGAGCATTGGGGGCTCATAAACGCATCTGGTTTCATAGGTAGTGCAGCTCTGGATCCAAAAATGGTCAGCTGATTGCAGAAATGATGTCCTTTTGTTTGGAATCTTTCTTTGGTGCATGTGTCTTACCCTGTCCagagaataaatttttgttaAGGTAGGTAAGGGACAGTCAACCAACTTCACAGGATGAGGGAGGCGGTCTGGGACCTGTGTTTCTTAGAGGTTTTTTGCCCAGTCCTCCTTATTTCAGCAGCATCCCTCTTTATCCTTGGTCCCAGAAGGACTTGGTACAGCGGGTCCTCTGTGCTGTAGGTCTGGTTGTGGCTCAGCTCTCCTAATTTATGGCCTAGGATTTGGCTCTATCAGATCAGCTATGGGAAaggccactagaccattcacttTCCAGTGTTCAAAAAGTCTTCACTCTGATATCTCCCTTCTTCTCCTTAACCCTGTTGATTttgtcattaaaaacaaaattaagcaaaacAAGAACATATTATGGTAGTTTTTGCAGGTTTCACAAAGGAGCAAAATTAGATGCGTGTGTTCAGTCCTCCTTTATGCCTCAGTCCTGATACCACGCAGTTTCTAACACTCTAAGTTATTTCTTTATACTTGTTAGTCATTGTTTCTTGTCTGTTTCTCTCCTGCTAGAATGTCAGTTTCACAGAGGCAGAGGTTTTTTCCTGCATTGTTCACAGATGTATCCTAGATGTATGAAAAATGTACCAGGCTCACAGTAGGCATTCAATGAACAGTTGCTAAATGAGTTAATAAGTGAATTTGTGacctacttttgttttcttttttgccccatgttaactcttattttttatattttctttatctctttccatctttttaatttctatttttgtaaacattttataaTGTACATCATAACATCTTGACATAGGACatctatacatttataaatgaacaaacaaacatgCAGTGTAAATTGTTAGAAAGCATGATTTTAATACCCTGGAGACTGTTGACCATAGAGACCAAGCTTCTGGCTGTGGTTTCACCCTTTCAAATATTCAACAAACCTCTCTTAAACTTTGGAAACCTCTATCTTGAGCAGAGCAGCATTGCAGAATTCAGGACTTTTCACCCTCATTCAGAGAAGACCTGCTAGCTTCCTTCTTGTCTGCAGCATATGCCTTTTTTGATCAAAGACCACCCATGCTGAACAGGGACTGGTGACTGTGCTCACCAAGATTTCGGAAGGTCAACCCTGAGCTGTAAGATGCCTTTGGAgtccttctttccctctcctccctctctgggTTTCTCCCTGAACTGTTCCCCAGCCCTTTGCCCCCCAGTACTCTATgtatgcggagaaggcaatggcaccccactccagtattcttgtctggaaaatcccatggacggaggagcctggtaggctgcagtccatggggtcactaagagtcggacacgactgagcgacttcactttcacttttcacttttatgcattggagaaggaaatggcaacccactccagtgttcttgcctggagaatcccagggatggggtcgcacagagtctatGTATGAGCTTGGGTCTCCTCGGGAAAGCTCGGAAGCACGAGGAAGAGAAGGGCACACGCCAGTGCCTCAGTTGTTCCAGTTGGCCCAAGTACTGCCAGGCACACGGGAATAGAAATACATATCAAAGGGACAGCTTGACTCATTTCTGCTCTTTACAGAAGCTGTCCGTGGTAGCTCGTGACATCTTACTACATTGATGTAACTTTAAGTCCTCTCCATCCTTTTCCGGAATGAGGATATATACTTAGGGGAAGAAGTCAGTGAGGTTAAGTAAAAATTCTGTAGATCTTAATTTAAATTGTACATATGTATTCCACTGAAAAGGCCTAGAAACTTTTGACATCTCGATAGCCCCCCTAGCACCCAGATTGTTGTTTTTGAATACCAAAGGAAACAAGAGCTCTTTAGAAAAAATGGTTGTTTCCAGGTCTGGAGAGGAACTGTCCATGTTGAGCCTGGAACAACTTGACATAATTAGAAAGCAAGAATCCATCAAAGATACTTGGGCCCCATCAAAAGATCTCAGGAGCCCGTGGGCTCATCACCACACTGAAACAAAAACCTCTCAAGTATGTAGATCTGATCATCAATTAATAGGAAACACAGGGGCAGATACTACAGGACTATAATCAGCAAAATATAAACTAAGGTTCTGCGACATTGTgatttatacaaaatatatatttgtccATTCAGATGACCAAGATATTTTTATCACATATATTTGGACTTTGTCCACAGCTTCTGGCTCACAGCTGCCAAGTCCTTCACAGCTCTtaaaatccttggaatttcctcAGTGACAAGAGCAATGGGAGCAACTTCCATCATAGTGTTTGGTCTTTAATCCTGTTTCTGAAAAACACTTTAGAGCCATAAAGTGAAGGGGGTATCTTGTTATTCTTAACAAGCCCAGTTCAGCCACAACTGGGTTTATGTTAACAAGGTGACTTCTGGAAAGCACCTAAGATTGAAGTTGATTGCTAGGGGAACCAACTCTGAGTAGAGGGTTGAACTCTCAGTCTTAACCCCTGATTtccagggaggggagggcggcTGGAGCTCACACTGGTCACTAGTGGCTggtgatttaatcaatcatgccatTAAAAACCCCCAACTTTTTTTGTATACAAACTCTATTATaattttctaagtgttttatggCAAGAAAAAGATTGGGAAACATTAAACTAGAGAGATGGACAGGGGAGGGGGGCCAATGGGAAGATTTCAGAGAAGTTACATACAGAATAAAACAAACTTCAAGGTTACAACCATGATAAAGAGAGGAGCTATAATCTAACCAAGGTCTGGTTCCAAAGTTTCTGATGCTAACACAATATGGTGCCACCTCATCCACCTACTATTCTCCATGATTTTGCTAAGTATCACCAGTGTCCAGGATTCTAAAAAGATAACACATTTTACTTGAGCATTGGACTTTGCATGGTGTCACAATTTGGTTTTGCCCAGAAGCAAACTCTGAGACAGAGATTGGAGCTCAAAAGGTTTATTAGGGAGAGCTCTTGGGTTCAATACTGGTGGAAGGGAGGATGAAGATGGAGGGTTGGGCAGAGAGGGATGACAGGCTATGGTGAAGTCTCAACAAAGGCCTCAGTCAACCCCACAGGGGACCGTGGTACTGGGATGGTTGTTCAGAGTTGTCTCTAGTAGGAAGAGGCATTTATATCCCTTCACCAATCAGTCATTGGATATGGGCTGCCTTGGGGAAGGGAGtatgaccttgggtgagtcaGGTCTCTTCAGCTAAGAGCCCTCTTACCGAATTTCCAAAGATGACTGACAGCTGAAGGCTGTCTGCCAGCAGCTCTTTCAGTAACTGGAGGAATACCTCCTTGGGTCCTTCAGAAAGATGTGGGTGGGAACTGGGCATAGATCTCCAAGCCAGAAACCAGTGAAATGAAATAGGTTGAAAAGGAAGATTGCTCTGCAAGTACCTTTCatttttaagtaaactctggaTTGTAAAGGTCAGAACTGATCTCAAGTTGAGGTCCTCCTCCCTTTAGTGAGCTGAGAAGGGCATGGGTGGACTCTGTGCTCAGTAGGGAAAGGCACATCCCCTCAGGGTGGGACAGGTAATACTGGGTATGAAAGGGTGAAACGGGAACATGCCCTGAGCTCCCACAGCCCGGAGACTGTTGAAGGGACCACAGGGCGGTGACTGTGTCCAGGTTTCTGCCCTCAATGCGCAGGAAAGCACTGTGGGGCCACAAGAGTATGGCTGGCCAATTCTCAGGCGGGAGGAGCCCAGGACGTCCAAGCAAGGCAGGCTGAGAGCATGTGTTTCCATCGCAAAGTTTTGATTCTCAGGGAGAAATGGGCCCCTGATCGCCTGGAGGAAAATGAGGCCATTTCCTTCCCTTACGTGTTTTGTCCCCTTCTGTGTCACTGCTGACTGAGACCCTCACACATTCTACCTCTGGAACGCTTGTCGGTACATGTGAACGGGCCCCACCTTTCAGTTTTATCACCCGGTCCTCAGCCCAGCCGCCTTGCTCCATCTCTTACTGGTCACATCTGAGCATCTTGACTCCAGCATTCCTCAAATCACGGTGCTGCCCCCACCCTGCTCTTCCCATAGAACCATCCTTTAACTCTCCAGACTATAGGACCAGACTGTGTACTCAGGATTCACTGGGGCAGGAACACAAAGCTTGTATCCAGATGCGAGGCGAAgaccctccacacacgtgttgcaGGATTCACCTTACTTGCCCTCAGAAGAAGCGCCCTGTGTGTAATCTACAAGGTCCCAACTTCTCAGTCTCAGAGACAGCTTCTTTCTCATATCCAGTCTCAACCTTGCCTCcaagaaaaataatatgtgaaGACGTGCCATTTCACCTACAGGGAAGACTATTTTTTCCACTGCTGTGTCATGAAATTTCACTCCACACTGGCTTCAGTGCCTCCTTTTAGAGCAGGATTTTGAATCTTTATGTAACACAAAGGTAAATTAGTCTGTTTTTCTCAAAGCAAAGGAGCAACTTGCTCACAAAGGTGAATTCAGACCTGCCCAGTAGAGAAGCAGGAACATCACAAATTGTTCTTTCAGCTTCATTCCACTTCCATCCCCTCAAGTCACACTCCCATCAGGTTTTAGGTTTCGTGGtttcaatttttaattgagtCCAGTAATGGCTAAAATTCTCCCTTGTATGTGTAATTCGATTTTCTGGTGATGACTCTTTACACATATCTTCTTTGGGAGGCACATTCTTCTGCGATTCACGAGTGAAAGCAGCCAAGAGACACAGAACTGCAGGAACATCTGTCCTCCAAACATCACCAGGTGAAGCATTTCTGACTCACCAGGTTCCTCACAGCAGCCTTCACATCCTTGTTCCTGAGGCTGTAGATGATGGGGTTGAGCATGGGGGTCACCACCCCATAGAAGAGGGAGGTGAGCTTGTCTCCAAGGTCCTGTTTGTCTGCCCCCAGGGGGTCCTTGGATTTGGGCTTCCCATACATGAAGAGGATGGTCCCGTAGAAGATGACCACAACTGTGAGGTGGgcagagcaggtggagaaggcctttTTCCTCCCCTCAGCTGAAGGGATCCTCAGGATGGTGGTGAGGATGAAAATGTAGGAGACAAAGATGAGCAGAACTGGGACCCCCAGGAAGATCACATTGGTCACCCCCATGCTGATCACATTGATGGAGATGTCAGCACAGGCCAACTTCAGGACAGCCAGGATCTCACAGGCGAAGTGGTTGATGACATTGGCCCCACAGAAGGGCAGCTGAATCGCCAAGGATGTGTGAACCAGGGAAGCAACACCACCAAGAGCCCAGGAGCCAGCAGCCATGGGCACATAGACAGCCCTGCTCATGACCACGGGGTACCTCAGGGggttgcagatggccacatagcgatcaAATGCCATCATGCCCAGAAGCACACACTCCGTAGTTCCCATGGCAAAGGAGAGGAACATCTGCACAGCACAGGCTGAGGAGGGGATGGTTTTCCTGGGGGTCAGGAAGCTGTCAAGGATGAGGGGCACTGAGGAGGTTGTGTAGCAGATGTCCAGGAAGGAGAGGTTccccaggaagaagtacatgggcgtGTGTAGGCGGGAGTCAAGGATGCTCACCAGGATGAGGACCCCGTTGCCCAGCAGGATCACCAGGTACATGAGCAGGATGAGCATAAAGAACGTTTTCTCCAGCTTTGGGTGGGCCGAGAGGCCCAGGAGAATGAACTCTGTCACAGAGGCTGTCTGGTTGGCACTTTCCATGGTATGTATCCTCTTTCAACTGAATAAAATGCTCAGTGATACAGAGTCCACATCTGTTGTCTCACACAGATCCAGGGCATCTGGTCAGGAGTTCCAGTCTGGCTGAATGATTAGAAAACAATTCTGAAAGCAGTCTCTatttgtttccaaaaaaaaaaagaatcaataaaattagaaactacCTTGGAGTCATAGAATATCAAATTTACAATGTTTAAAATGACGATTCTGATTATTTAATGCATTTGATCAGAGACAGTATACACAACACATTCGTTTAAGTGGTTCTATGTGCTATATGGCAATTGATCTCATTAAACTTTAGCTGGAAAAATGAGTTTTAAGTTTGCTCCGTATTCTTCCAATTTGTGCTCGGTACTAGGGAAATCATTAGCTGTGAATACTCATTCTGTTTCTCCAGATCATTTTCACAGAAAACATATTCTTATTGTTCCCAAGACCTCTTTTCCTCCTGAGCAATGCAAACTCCAGggctatccattcatctgtctgtccAACCACCTGTCTTGTCCAttctttcatccatccatccatccatccatgtttGAACATTGATCCACTCATCAAAACACCTGTTGATCACCTGGTATATAGGTGTGAGAATTCCTGTGAGGAACAGGGGTGACCCATGGCCCAGGCATAAACGGCTTCACAGCCTGTCAGAGAGGGTAAGCAGAAGGATTTTGGAGAGGCCAGGACATCCAAATGGGCATGCAGTGTATGCGTAGAACAGGGGTCATGAAGTAATCCTAAGTGGCGTAGAATCTAGCTGGGCTTTTAAGGACAAAGGACACTGAACTTGGAGAACTTGGGCCGGTCTCCATGGTAACTTTGTGATCTG comes from Cervus elaphus chromosome 29, mCerEla1.1, whole genome shotgun sequence and encodes:
- the LOC122686019 gene encoding olfactory receptor 13C7-like isoform X1, whose amino-acid sequence is MDRSNETSPMVGFILLGLSAHPKLEKTFFMLILLMYLVILLGNGVLILVSILDSRLHTPMYFFLGNLSFLDICYTTSSVPLILDSFLTPRKTIPFSACAVQMFLSFAMGATECVLLGMMAFDRYVAICNPLRYPEVMSKAVYVPMAAGSWAAGSTSATVQTSLAMQLPFCGDNVINHFTCEVLAVLKLACADISINIISMAMANVILLGIPVLFIFFSYVFIIATILRIPSGEGRKKAFSTCSAHLTVVFIFYGTILFMYGKPKSKDPLGADKQDLGDKLTSLFYGVVTPMLNPIIYSLRNKEVKAAVRNLVTQKGFTW
- the LOC122686019 gene encoding olfactory receptor 13C7-like isoform X2; its protein translation is MDRSNETSPMVGFILLGLSAHPKLEKTFFMLILLMYLVILLGNGVLILVSILDSRLHTPMYFFLGNLSFLDICYTTSSVPLILDSFLTPRKTIPFSACAVQMFLSFAMGATECVLLGMMAFDRYVAICNPLRYPEVMSKAVYVPMAAGSWAAGSTSATVQTSLAMQLPFCGDNVINHFTCEVLAVLKLACADISINIISMAMANVILLGIPVLFIFFSYVFIIATILRIPSGEGRKKAFSTCSAHLTVVFIFYGTILFMYGKPKSKDPLGADKQDLGDKLTSLFYGVVTPMLNPIIYSLRNKEVKAAVRNLKRRKLFSK
- the LOC122686017 gene encoding olfactory receptor 13C7; protein product: MESANQTASVTEFILLGLSAHPKLEKTFFMLILLMYLVILLGNGVLILVSILDSRLHTPMYFFLGNLSFLDICYTTSSVPLILDSFLTPRKTIPSSACAVQMFLSFAMGTTECVLLGMMAFDRYVAICNPLRYPVVMSRAVYVPMAAGSWALGGVASLVHTSLAIQLPFCGANVINHFACEILAVLKLACADISINVISMGVTNVIFLGVPVLLIFVSYIFILTTILRIPSAEGRKKAFSTCSAHLTVVVIFYGTILFMYGKPKSKDPLGADKQDLGDKLTSLFYGVVTPMLNPIIYSLRNKDVKAAVRNLVSQKCFTW